In Limisalsivibrio acetivorans, one genomic interval encodes:
- a CDS encoding DNA alkylation repair protein, whose product MKRKGAKTIKEIPADILKKLNSGEIEAVNLPEGLAVNQHILMQNTFPELPAHMLAKVKGIMDEGVTKRMKLCGEVLHEAYGRDIIPELLSHPSDTVRGWGAYAVGAMEDVHVDERLRLIRPFADDSHYSVREWAWIAVRKDIINELEASLNILADWSLDSSEAIRRFASEATRPRGVWAPHIKALRLQPEMGEPVLEPLKDDASKYVQDSAANWINDASKDRPDWAKGICERWLCESPSQHTERICRRGLRTLNKQR is encoded by the coding sequence ATGAAGAGAAAGGGCGCAAAAACGATAAAAGAGATACCGGCAGATATCCTCAAAAAGCTCAACAGCGGTGAGATTGAGGCAGTTAACCTACCCGAGGGGCTGGCCGTTAACCAGCACATATTGATGCAGAATACCTTCCCAGAGCTCCCGGCACACATGCTGGCAAAGGTCAAAGGGATTATGGACGAAGGGGTGACGAAACGCATGAAGCTGTGCGGGGAAGTTCTCCATGAAGCATACGGCAGGGATATTATACCAGAACTCCTCAGCCACCCTTCCGACACCGTTAGAGGATGGGGGGCTTATGCTGTCGGCGCCATGGAGGATGTCCATGTAGATGAAAGGCTCCGGCTTATACGCCCCTTTGCAGACGACAGCCACTACAGCGTGCGGGAGTGGGCATGGATAGCTGTGCGGAAGGATATCATCAACGAGTTGGAAGCCTCCCTGAATATACTGGCAGATTGGTCTTTGGACAGCTCCGAAGCGATTCGACGCTTCGCCTCCGAAGCCACACGCCCAAGAGGGGTCTGGGCACCGCATATCAAAGCACTCCGGCTCCAACCAGAGATGGGCGAACCTGTGCTGGAACCGCTCAAAGATGATGCGTCAAAGTATGTTCAGGATTCTGCGGCAAACTGGATAAACGATGCCTCCAAGGACAGACCGGACTGGGCGAAAGGAATATGCGAAAGATGGCTTTGCGAGTCCCCCTCACAGCATACGGAAAGGATTTGCCGCAGGGGTTTAAGAACGCTTAATAAACAGAGATAA
- a CDS encoding circularly permuted type 2 ATP-grasp protein translates to MSYSWNSYDPASFYDEMFSGKGLPRKESRGIFEFLCGLSGEDIESAKQAALSAIIEMGITFTVYSEGENIDRAWPFDIIPRIIPGDEWSITERGLSQRLRALNMFIQDIYNERNILKEGIVPEDIILSSRDYREQCIGITPAHGAWANICGSDLVRDGSGKLYVLEDNLRVPSGVSYMLENRKVTKRVFPELFRSMEIVPVDDYPAQLFDMLSSLAPDREKEPVIAVLTPGVYNSAYFEHAFLSQQMGAELVEGTDLIVDDDDKVYMKTIYGLEQVDVIYRRIDDSFIDPEVFREDSMLGVPGLMRAWKAGNVGIANAPGTGVADDKVVYCYVPEMIRYYLGEEPLIENVPTWLCRDPESMEYVIEHLPELVVKPANESGGYGMIVGPHAEKDEIEKFRKLIRDNPRNYIAQPTLSLSITPTLCDGKVEGRHVDLRPFILQGENSYVTAGGLTRVALRKGSLVVNSSQGGGSKDTWVIGKRGNNNA, encoded by the coding sequence ATGTCCTATTCATGGAACAGCTACGACCCCGCCTCCTTTTATGATGAAATGTTCAGCGGCAAAGGACTTCCCAGAAAGGAGAGCAGGGGCATCTTTGAGTTTCTCTGCGGACTCTCCGGAGAGGATATCGAATCAGCAAAGCAGGCCGCCCTTTCCGCCATCATCGAGATGGGCATCACCTTCACAGTATACTCCGAGGGGGAGAATATAGACAGGGCCTGGCCCTTTGATATAATACCCAGAATCATCCCCGGCGATGAATGGTCTATTACGGAAAGAGGCTTAAGCCAGCGTCTCCGTGCCCTCAACATGTTCATCCAGGATATCTACAACGAACGCAACATCCTCAAGGAGGGGATCGTTCCCGAGGATATTATCCTCTCCTCCCGAGACTACCGTGAACAGTGCATAGGGATAACCCCCGCCCACGGCGCATGGGCAAATATATGCGGAAGCGACCTTGTGCGTGACGGGAGCGGCAAGCTCTATGTACTTGAGGACAATCTGCGTGTACCCTCCGGCGTTTCATACATGCTTGAGAACCGTAAGGTAACCAAGCGTGTTTTCCCCGAGCTTTTCAGAAGTATGGAGATCGTTCCGGTGGACGACTACCCGGCACAGCTCTTTGATATGCTCTCCTCACTGGCTCCAGATAGGGAGAAGGAACCGGTTATCGCTGTTCTTACTCCCGGCGTATATAATTCCGCCTATTTTGAACACGCTTTCCTCTCCCAGCAGATGGGTGCAGAGCTTGTGGAGGGAACGGATCTCATCGTGGACGATGATGACAAGGTATACATGAAAACGATCTACGGCCTTGAGCAGGTTGATGTTATATACCGCCGGATAGACGACAGCTTCATCGATCCGGAGGTTTTCAGGGAGGATTCTATGCTCGGTGTTCCGGGCCTCATGCGGGCATGGAAAGCCGGGAATGTGGGCATAGCCAACGCCCCCGGAACGGGTGTCGCCGATGACAAGGTGGTCTACTGCTATGTTCCCGAGATGATACGCTATTACCTTGGTGAGGAGCCGCTCATCGAAAACGTACCCACGTGGCTCTGCCGTGATCCTGAATCTATGGAATACGTTATAGAACACCTCCCCGAGCTCGTGGTTAAACCGGCCAATGAATCCGGTGGATACGGGATGATCGTAGGCCCCCATGCGGAAAAGGACGAGATAGAAAAATTCCGCAAACTCATCAGAGACAACCCCCGCAACTATATAGCCCAGCCCACTCTGTCGCTATCCATAACCCCAACACTCTGCGACGGCAAGGTGGAAGGACGCCATGTGGATCTGCGTCCCTTTATCCTTCAAGGTGAGAACTCCTACGTTACCGCAGGCGGACTGACCAGGGTGGCATTAAGGAAGGGCTCCCTCGTGGTTAACTCATCCCAGGGGGGAGGCAGTAAGGACACATGGGTAATTGGAAAGAGGGGGAACAACAATGCTTAG
- a CDS encoding alpha-E domain-containing protein has protein sequence MLSKVANRIFWLSRYMERAENTARLVNVYSNLLLDIPVNPSVDWYTLITITGLEDEFEGRNKNEGDIISYLVTERENPASLCSSLRSARENARTTRDILPSEVWNTVNEAYILSSSIRDIVSRTNRTKYLTNIINYGQRFEGIISSGMSRNDTYRFFILGRMLERTDMITRILDVGSRLLNNDADESSPYEGILWMNLLRSIAAYQMYRQSVRRRVNGSDVIKFLMLDKQFPRSAWYCAETLSVFSETLPNHEDVLLAVLDLKKYINSLDFNEVCHEMMHSSMDEIQKKILNIGNNIESTWFNAEFK, from the coding sequence ATGCTTAGTAAAGTTGCAAATAGAATTTTTTGGCTTTCGAGGTATATGGAAAGGGCGGAGAATACAGCAAGGCTTGTGAATGTCTATTCAAATCTACTGCTTGATATACCCGTCAACCCCTCCGTAGACTGGTACACACTTATAACAATCACAGGCCTTGAGGACGAATTTGAGGGTAGAAATAAGAACGAGGGTGATATCATAAGCTACCTGGTGACAGAAAGAGAGAACCCAGCCTCATTATGCTCCTCACTCCGTTCTGCGAGGGAAAATGCACGAACTACTCGAGATATTCTGCCCAGCGAAGTATGGAATACGGTAAATGAGGCATACATCCTTTCCAGCTCCATCCGTGATATTGTCTCCAGGACAAACAGGACAAAGTACTTAACCAACATAATAAACTATGGCCAAAGGTTTGAAGGCATTATCTCCAGCGGAATGAGCAGGAATGATACCTACCGTTTCTTTATCCTAGGAAGAATGCTTGAGCGGACAGATATGATAACCCGTATACTTGATGTCGGCTCAAGGCTGCTCAATAATGACGCTGATGAATCTTCTCCATATGAAGGGATTCTCTGGATGAACCTTCTGCGTTCTATCGCCGCATACCAGATGTACCGGCAGAGTGTGCGCCGGAGGGTGAACGGCAGTGATGTCATAAAATTTCTCATGCTGGACAAGCAGTTTCCAAGATCAGCTTGGTACTGTGCAGAGACTCTGTCAGTATTCAGCGAAACACTGCCTAATCATGAGGATGTTCTCCTTGCGGTTCTGGATCTAAAGAAATATATTAATTCCCTGGATTTTAACGAAGTATGTCATGAAATGATGCACTCCAGTATGGATGAAATTCAGAAAAAAATACTTAACATAGGAAACAACATTGAATCCACATGGTTCAACGCCGAGTTTAAATAA
- a CDS encoding zinc-binding metallopeptidase family protein → MKRYFCCCGSEIFFENTVCNSCSRDIGFDPDKMRLFTLDHDEATGLREYCRTIERVYKYCDNREMLSCNWLIDADSPQIYCASCRLTRTIPMISIDKNRIRWNTLESRKRRLLYNILNHGLTYDECGTVPEGALCFDFLEDQRSNPYVDLEFAYTGHKDGVITMNIAEADPDFRASMQISMNEQYRTILGHFRHEIGHYYYDRLIKNSGWTEQFTELFGDPDQDYQHSLEKYYEQGPKNGWLTSHITAYASMHPLEDWAETWAHYLHMRDGLETALSFEIINLNVDYSNFDDLISKWMEFTVVLNALNRSIGRVDAYPFVINPFVAGKLRMIHEVIHRATTRSHV, encoded by the coding sequence ATGAAACGCTACTTCTGCTGCTGCGGCTCGGAGATATTCTTTGAAAACACCGTCTGCAACAGCTGTTCACGGGATATTGGCTTTGATCCCGATAAAATGCGACTATTCACCCTTGACCATGACGAGGCTACTGGTCTTCGCGAATACTGCCGCACAATTGAAAGGGTGTATAAATACTGCGACAACAGGGAAATGCTGAGCTGTAACTGGCTTATAGATGCAGATTCACCTCAGATTTACTGTGCATCTTGCCGGCTAACACGCACAATCCCAATGATAAGTATCGACAAGAACCGGATCCGCTGGAATACCCTTGAATCCAGGAAAAGAAGGCTGCTATACAACATCCTTAACCACGGACTCACATACGACGAATGCGGAACGGTTCCAGAGGGTGCACTCTGCTTCGATTTTCTGGAGGATCAACGCTCTAACCCCTATGTAGATCTGGAGTTTGCATACACGGGGCACAAGGATGGTGTAATCACCATGAACATCGCTGAGGCAGATCCGGATTTCAGAGCCAGCATGCAGATAAGCATGAACGAACAATACCGGACAATCCTCGGGCACTTCCGCCATGAGATTGGACACTACTACTACGACAGGCTGATTAAAAACAGTGGATGGACCGAACAGTTCACAGAGCTTTTCGGGGATCCGGATCAGGATTATCAGCATTCTCTGGAGAAATACTACGAGCAGGGGCCGAAAAACGGATGGCTTACCTCCCACATTACCGCCTATGCAAGCATGCACCCCCTCGAGGACTGGGCCGAGACGTGGGCGCATTACCTCCACATGCGTGACGGTCTGGAAACAGCCCTCAGCTTCGAGATAATCAACCTGAATGTAGACTACAGCAACTTCGATGATTTAATATCCAAATGGATGGAGTTCACAGTGGTGCTGAACGCCCTGAACAGAAGCATCGGCAGGGTGGACGCCTACCCCTTTGTGATAAATCCCTTCGTTGCTGGTAAACTGAGAATGATACATGAGGTTATTCACAGGGCAACAACGAGAAGTCATGTATGA
- a CDS encoding flavodoxin family protein has translation MTVPANITAITASPRKGGNSDILTEYFCSGAKTDRLIRLADYDFSPCVGCEMCRKTGKCSRFDDGMQEIYPRIIESKGLFLISPVHNYNVTAWMKAFIDRLYCFYEFEEPRPGPWRSKLAGEGRKAVVAAVCEQADKKDMGFTLEAMSMPLEALGYEIIAESPVLNTFYKGRIADNSEALQRFEDLGRKLREAVT, from the coding sequence ATGACTGTTCCAGCAAACATAACAGCTATAACAGCCAGCCCCAGAAAAGGAGGCAACTCCGATATACTCACAGAATACTTCTGCTCGGGGGCGAAGACAGACCGGCTGATACGACTGGCAGATTATGATTTCAGCCCTTGCGTAGGCTGTGAGATGTGCCGTAAAACCGGCAAGTGCTCACGCTTTGACGACGGCATGCAGGAGATATATCCACGCATTATCGAATCTAAGGGACTCTTTCTTATCTCCCCCGTGCATAACTATAATGTCACAGCATGGATGAAGGCCTTCATCGACAGGCTCTACTGCTTCTATGAATTCGAGGAGCCAAGACCCGGACCATGGAGGAGCAAACTTGCCGGAGAAGGGAGAAAGGCAGTTGTGGCTGCTGTTTGCGAGCAGGCGGACAAAAAGGATATGGGCTTCACTCTGGAGGCGATGAGCATGCCGCTCGAGGCTCTCGGATACGAGATTATCGCCGAATCTCCTGTGCTCAATACATTCTACAAGGGAAGGATTGCGGATAATTCAGAGGCTCTTCAGAGATTCGAGGATCTTGGAAGGAAACTAAGAGAAGCTGTCACCTGA
- a CDS encoding sulfurtransferase codes for MKTYALKKLRLFILTICAVSLVTIISACGGGGDYEAPESKDDKAWWDTYETSAESVISASTAADWITNGYKTDDGDPVVILDVQTDFSDSEADRIIASTSVSDIETYTVREARAEGPIDTTLQGAVSSRMVPSGPTVDSIIQDLGVTKDTVIVLTSSKSGYGVWNLTRGWWMLYYWGFAEDKIRVIDGGVAAVKAANSALVDTASESVDPADSTFSVKELPCIHDIARVSTKQVIDYVKTGSAKIIDARGGSATSREATQGRITGAIVAGDAGIAGGSLVNEDGTFKSKEEMEPVFASAGISSSDRIIVHCYSGYSATPIYFYIKEVLGYDNVALYDGSWSAWASHVAYTPMNDQYIAGDNSTAITWGGTSFVEVESGDAVSTADVVLGGPLQADANPNMLAYDTAKLSDFLFNPTSTWKDEYGVVLYDVDTDYTSSGTEIAEEDAAYLASDDVDSDDSDSDTDDTTEPVQPGPDTGGC; via the coding sequence ATGAAAACTTATGCTCTCAAGAAACTGCGTTTGTTTATTCTTACCATCTGCGCGGTATCTCTCGTAACAATCATCTCCGCCTGCGGCGGTGGGGGCGACTATGAAGCGCCCGAATCAAAGGACGATAAGGCATGGTGGGACACCTATGAAACATCAGCCGAATCCGTAATAAGCGCATCCACAGCAGCAGACTGGATCACCAACGGCTACAAAACTGATGACGGCGACCCCGTTGTTATCCTCGATGTTCAAACCGATTTCAGCGATTCTGAGGCGGACAGAATCATCGCCTCTACTTCCGTAAGCGATATCGAAACTTACACTGTAAGGGAAGCCAGAGCAGAAGGCCCCATCGACACCACTCTTCAGGGTGCTGTATCCTCAAGAATGGTTCCCTCAGGTCCTACTGTTGACTCTATCATCCAGGATCTCGGCGTAACCAAGGACACAGTAATCGTCCTCACAAGCTCAAAGTCCGGCTATGGTGTATGGAACCTCACCAGAGGCTGGTGGATGCTTTACTACTGGGGATTCGCAGAAGACAAGATAAGAGTTATCGACGGTGGCGTTGCAGCTGTTAAAGCGGCCAACTCCGCACTCGTGGACACAGCTTCCGAGTCCGTTGACCCCGCAGACAGCACTTTCAGCGTAAAAGAACTCCCCTGTATACATGATATAGCAAGGGTTTCAACCAAGCAGGTTATAGATTACGTTAAAACCGGCTCCGCTAAGATTATCGACGCAAGAGGCGGCAGCGCTACTTCAAGGGAAGCTACCCAGGGTAGAATCACCGGTGCTATCGTTGCAGGCGATGCTGGCATCGCAGGCGGCAGCCTTGTTAACGAAGACGGCACATTCAAGTCCAAAGAAGAGATGGAGCCCGTTTTCGCAAGTGCAGGCATCTCCTCCAGCGACCGCATCATCGTACACTGCTACTCCGGTTACTCCGCAACCCCCATATACTTCTACATCAAAGAAGTTCTCGGTTACGACAACGTAGCACTCTATGACGGTTCATGGTCCGCATGGGCAAGCCACGTAGCATACACTCCCATGAACGACCAGTACATCGCTGGCGACAACTCCACAGCCATCACATGGGGCGGTACCTCCTTCGTAGAGGTTGAGTCCGGCGATGCAGTTTCCACTGCTGATGTAGTTCTCGGCGGACCTCTCCAGGCGGACGCTAACCCCAATATGCTTGCATACGACACTGCTAAGCTCTCCGACTTCCTCTTCAACCCCACTTCAACATGGAAGGACGAGTACGGCGTTGTTCTCTATGATGTAGACACAGACTACACCAGTTCCGGAACAGAGATCGCAGAAGAGGACGCAGCTTACCTCGCATCTGACGATGTAGATTCCGATGACTCAGACAGCGACACAGACGACACAACAGAACCCGTTCAGCCCGGTCCTGACACAGGCGGATGCTGA
- the extI gene encoding selenite/tellurite reduction operon porin ExtI: MRLKTLITLLAVLLTSFSAYAFKPIELGEGHYLKFFYDAQFGYTGRNTGSGPEGEESTSEFNFRRNRLGFIGTYNSKLSFYVQTEYIEDKNITPLSVDVSDDDSKNFYLLDAQLRYKMNKNIDLILGKFKHSLTRENLEGCFTPLTMDRSYFVYAPFKTSRDKGIGIRASLADNLMQLRFEAQEGRTGDEGDGSPDPASNLRYTARAHISLGDKEKGYGYKGTYLGKKKVLTVGASYQMEPEAVYADTVNQTDAKDYKAYSFDIFGELPTAAGTFTASAAYLDVQFDEAYQGANPDFNSYGMNGERDGYYVKGAYMLPGKIGPGQLQLFARYDTFNYAMLNGFYDNTIDFYAGGVNYYLDEDKIKIAAQYGVTDFEEELGSNTNMQDFDTFELYLQVRF; encoded by the coding sequence ATGAGATTAAAAACACTTATAACGCTTCTTGCGGTACTGCTGACATCCTTCTCAGCATACGCATTCAAGCCTATTGAGCTGGGAGAGGGGCATTACCTCAAGTTCTTCTATGACGCACAGTTCGGCTACACAGGCAGAAACACCGGAAGCGGCCCCGAGGGTGAAGAGAGCACCAGCGAATTCAACTTCAGAAGGAACAGGCTCGGCTTCATCGGCACATATAACTCAAAACTCAGCTTCTATGTTCAGACTGAGTACATCGAGGACAAGAACATAACACCCCTTTCTGTTGACGTTTCCGACGATGACAGCAAGAACTTCTACCTCCTTGATGCACAGCTCAGGTACAAGATGAACAAGAACATCGACCTTATCCTTGGTAAATTCAAGCACAGCCTCACAAGGGAAAACCTTGAGGGATGCTTCACACCCCTTACCATGGATCGTTCATACTTCGTATACGCTCCCTTTAAAACCAGCCGTGACAAGGGTATAGGTATCCGTGCAAGCCTTGCTGACAACCTCATGCAGCTTCGTTTCGAGGCCCAGGAAGGACGTACCGGAGACGAGGGCGACGGTTCCCCCGATCCCGCATCAAACCTCCGCTACACTGCACGTGCTCATATCTCCCTCGGCGACAAAGAGAAGGGATACGGATACAAGGGTACATACCTCGGAAAGAAGAAGGTGCTCACTGTGGGTGCCTCCTATCAGATGGAGCCCGAGGCTGTTTATGCAGATACAGTTAACCAAACCGATGCCAAGGACTACAAAGCATACTCCTTCGACATCTTCGGCGAACTCCCCACTGCCGCTGGTACTTTCACAGCTTCAGCAGCCTACCTAGATGTACAGTTCGACGAGGCTTATCAGGGAGCGAACCCCGATTTCAACTCATACGGCATGAACGGCGAGAGGGACGGATACTATGTGAAGGGTGCTTACATGCTCCCCGGCAAGATAGGCCCCGGTCAGCTCCAGCTCTTCGCAAGGTATGACACCTTCAACTACGCCATGCTCAACGGATTCTATGACAACACCATAGACTTCTACGCAGGTGGTGTGAACTACTACCTCGACGAAGACAAGATCAAGATCGCCGCCCAGTACGGCGTGACTGACTTCGAAGAGGAACTCGGCTCAAACACTAACATGCAGGACTTCGACACCTTCGAACTGTACCTGCAGGTGAGATTCTAG
- the extJ gene encoding selenite/tellurite reduction operon protein ExtJ, which translates to MKKKLIVLVLAVSLAVAGIAYAASSASGKVVSKDGNNVTIKLQGNLDVKAGDKVKIKAMGGGNSGGAGFQLQGC; encoded by the coding sequence ATGAAAAAGAAGTTAATCGTACTTGTTCTTGCTGTTTCTCTTGCCGTTGCTGGTATTGCATATGCAGCTTCCAGCGCAAGCGGTAAAGTCGTAAGCAAGGACGGCAACAATGTCACCATCAAGCTTCAGGGTAACCTTGATGTTAAAGCTGGCGACAAAGTTAAGATCAAGGCCATGGGCGGAGGCAATAGCGGCGGTGCCGGCTTCCAGCTTCAGGGCTGCTAA
- the extM gene encoding selenite/tellurite reduction operon c-type cytochrome ExtM: MKKTTAIVSLLFVIFVLSAYAPFNPLGASKKGVESASTCISGECHAGIETTSENHDFACVECHQGNNKSLDKDEAHKGMLGGRNPSSSKTWDEGCGKCHQYQHDRVSTTLMYTATGMIKNSQKAWNDYEGKLYSTHGAEGFDASGNETARPAVTELEELSGELYRKFCSACHLGYDKRSGYRAHHSSGCAGCHFNHSVAGTYEGGDKTIKGKEGYPEKHIIDPLPKDDVCITCHNRSGRIALSYQGLYDGNNSLVPTMRGLPGPELIDGVRNLRHMHADIHSDAGMECIDCHTSRDIMGDGYMYENMFDQIETACEDCHGGETAPKTERITKENAYPLREAKNYAFDVNYGDEMVLTSKGRMYSNVKKENGKLYLYTKREGKRLEIKTVNGTDEHEVFGHERLECYTCHSNTVVQCYGCHTTYDKSEKMMDWIKMEETQGRFSEKEDIRTFFPFPLGVNQRGKISPVTPGCQTFLNVIDENGNKVMDEHIFKFRGEQNFKFAPFYSHNTGKKAVTCAGCHGDMMFAGLGQGIVSIEEKSITSTYMCDKCDKPMDSLYSVEDGKLSVTSDVVREHSRLMTKEEIASMLRVNQCIVCHDKGESRFYGEDIDYGDVLNDSVHRPLLD; encoded by the coding sequence ATGAAGAAAACCACGGCCATTGTTTCGCTGCTGTTCGTTATTTTTGTGCTCTCTGCCTACGCACCCTTCAACCCTCTTGGTGCATCCAAAAAGGGTGTGGAGTCGGCAAGCACATGTATAAGTGGAGAATGCCACGCCGGTATTGAAACAACCTCAGAAAACCATGACTTCGCCTGTGTGGAGTGCCATCAAGGGAATAATAAGTCCCTTGACAAAGATGAGGCGCACAAGGGGATGCTCGGGGGTAGAAACCCTTCCTCAAGCAAAACATGGGATGAGGGCTGCGGGAAGTGCCACCAATACCAGCACGACAGAGTCAGCACAACGCTCATGTACACCGCCACCGGAATGATAAAGAACAGCCAGAAGGCTTGGAACGACTACGAAGGAAAGCTGTACTCCACCCACGGCGCAGAGGGTTTTGACGCATCAGGGAATGAAACAGCCCGCCCCGCCGTAACCGAGTTGGAGGAGCTCTCTGGAGAGCTTTACCGGAAGTTCTGCTCCGCATGCCATCTTGGGTATGACAAAAGGAGCGGCTACAGGGCACACCACTCCTCCGGATGTGCCGGATGCCACTTCAATCACAGCGTGGCGGGAACATATGAAGGGGGAGACAAGACGATCAAAGGGAAGGAGGGCTACCCAGAGAAGCATATTATAGACCCCCTCCCGAAGGATGACGTATGCATAACCTGCCACAACAGGAGCGGCAGGATCGCCCTCTCCTATCAGGGGCTCTACGACGGTAATAACTCCCTCGTACCCACTATGAGAGGGCTTCCCGGACCGGAACTCATCGACGGAGTGCGGAACCTGCGCCATATGCACGCAGACATCCACAGCGATGCGGGGATGGAGTGTATCGACTGCCATACCTCACGGGATATCATGGGTGACGGCTACATGTACGAGAATATGTTCGACCAGATAGAAACCGCCTGCGAGGACTGCCACGGCGGTGAGACAGCTCCTAAAACCGAAAGGATAACCAAGGAGAACGCCTACCCCCTGCGGGAGGCTAAGAACTACGCCTTTGATGTGAACTACGGGGATGAGATGGTGCTCACCTCCAAAGGCAGGATGTACTCCAACGTGAAGAAGGAGAACGGCAAACTCTACCTCTACACCAAACGAGAGGGGAAGCGCCTTGAGATAAAGACGGTGAACGGAACCGATGAGCATGAGGTCTTCGGCCATGAAAGGCTCGAATGCTACACATGCCATTCTAACACCGTCGTTCAGTGCTACGGTTGCCACACCACCTATGACAAGTCCGAGAAGATGATGGACTGGATAAAGATGGAGGAGACTCAGGGTCGTTTCAGTGAGAAGGAGGATATCAGGACCTTCTTCCCCTTCCCTCTCGGAGTGAACCAGAGGGGGAAGATCTCACCGGTAACCCCCGGTTGTCAGACCTTTCTTAATGTCATAGACGAAAACGGCAACAAGGTTATGGACGAGCATATCTTTAAGTTCCGTGGTGAGCAGAACTTCAAGTTCGCCCCCTTTTACAGCCATAACACCGGCAAAAAGGCGGTGACCTGTGCCGGATGCCATGGCGATATGATGTTCGCAGGCCTAGGACAGGGGATAGTATCCATAGAAGAAAAGAGTATTACCAGCACATACATGTGCGATAAATGCGATAAACCGATGGACTCTCTATACAGCGTTGAGGATGGAAAGCTCTCTGTAACCTCCGATGTTGTCAGGGAGCATTCAAGGCTAATGACCAAAGAAGAGATAGCCTCAATGCTCAGGGTAAACCAGTGCATCGTATGCCACGATAAAGGGGAAAGCAGGTTCTATGGCGAGGATATTGACTACGGCGATGTTCTTAATGATTCTGTGCACCGCCCTCTTCTCGATTAG